Proteins co-encoded in one Candidatus Bathyarchaeota archaeon genomic window:
- a CDS encoding sugar phosphate isomerase/epimerase: protein MVKTIIAASTHNAKTPFNGWLKDLYNLGFRYLDVEFFRIIDEPYYFKDGVVRLGRLKTDYLKELRRWVDKGLMRIVSFEAGSLYVDDEERLKKSITRIRKVVAEAESFKCPIVSVTPTSFKPGISMDTVAYCCKRLIDECSCYDVKLALENGEIGSIKILRKPEDVDYVLRKIDSPRLGFCLDVAAAATIEFDVSSYASKLLDHILVIHMNDITKDLRFKNLIIGLGDLDFKPLLAMVKPRRIPLIIEIYSGYSPIDLYLCRRQIEKLVKQVDC, encoded by the coding sequence ATGGTTAAAACCATCATAGCCGCCTCAACCCATAACGCTAAGACACCGTTTAATGGCTGGCTGAAAGACCTCTATAACCTAGGTTTCAGATATCTTGACGTCGAGTTCTTCAGGATAATAGACGAACCTTACTATTTCAAAGACGGAGTAGTCAGACTGGGGCGGCTCAAAACAGATTATCTTAAGGAGCTTAGACGGTGGGTCGATAAGGGGCTCATGCGGATCGTTTCCTTCGAGGCGGGTTCTCTCTACGTGGATGATGAAGAGCGGCTTAAGAAGTCGATCACGAGGATCCGTAAAGTTGTAGCTGAGGCTGAGTCTTTCAAATGCCCCATCGTTAGCGTTACACCCACTTCTTTTAAACCGGGTATCTCGATGGACACGGTCGCCTATTGCTGCAAAAGGCTTATAGACGAGTGTAGTTGCTACGACGTTAAACTCGCCTTGGAAAACGGTGAAATAGGGTCGATTAAAATTCTTAGAAAACCTGAGGATGTCGATTATGTGCTACGTAAGATAGATTCACCGAGGCTCGGTTTCTGCCTAGATGTTGCAGCGGCCGCCACCATAGAGTTCGACGTGTCCTCCTATGCGTCTAAACTTTTAGACCACATCCTAGTGATCCATATGAACGACATAACTAAAGACCTACGGTTCAAAAACCTCATAATCGGTTTAGGAGACTTAGATTTCAAGCCTCTACTCGCTATGGTTAAGCCTCGTCGAATTCCCTTGATTATAGAGATATACTCGGGCTATAGCCCGATAGACCTCTACCTATGTAGGAGACAGATAGAGAAGCTCGTGAAGCAAGTCGACTGTTAA
- a CDS encoding amidohydrolase family protein: MVVIIDVHTHLGSVRSYAPVLKGMITVSKDDLKEYMDTVGVDYVVLLSTPESRPDIGEDIYDAWKVLDACRGEDRLIPFCSINPTTEGFLETVEKLYEEGARGFGEYKVRLRVDHPSSKAIYELCGRLGMPVLLHMDREHNMDVQAFIEVAKTYSNTVFIAHGPGWWREISANPPPDVDYPKGPVKPGGLVEKVLKELPNVYADISATSGLNALSRDLGYSRKFLRECQSKILYGTDFPCICDYGDQYGPNKRHLNLLKKLELEEEVYEAITYKNAERILKI, translated from the coding sequence TTGGTTGTGATTATAGACGTTCACACTCATCTCGGCTCGGTAAGGTCATATGCACCGGTTTTGAAGGGAATGATCACGGTTTCTAAGGACGATTTGAAGGAATACATGGATACTGTAGGTGTAGACTACGTCGTCCTCTTGTCTACTCCTGAGTCTAGGCCGGATATAGGTGAAGACATCTACGACGCGTGGAAGGTTCTAGATGCATGTAGAGGAGAGGATAGGCTTATACCATTCTGCTCGATAAATCCCACGACCGAAGGCTTCTTAGAAACGGTCGAAAAGCTCTACGAGGAGGGGGCTAGAGGCTTCGGCGAGTATAAGGTTAGGCTTAGAGTAGATCATCCATCTTCGAAAGCCATATACGAGCTATGTGGCAGGTTAGGTATGCCTGTTCTTCTTCACATGGACCGCGAACACAACATGGATGTACAGGCGTTCATAGAGGTCGCTAAGACCTATTCGAACACCGTTTTCATAGCTCATGGACCCGGCTGGTGGAGGGAGATATCGGCGAACCCGCCTCCAGATGTCGACTATCCGAAGGGCCCCGTGAAGCCTGGGGGACTTGTCGAGAAAGTCCTTAAGGAGCTCCCTAACGTCTACGCTGATATATCGGCTACGTCCGGGCTGAACGCGTTGTCTAGAGACTTAGGATACTCGAGGAAGTTTCTGAGAGAATGTCAGAGTAAGATCCTCTATGGGACGGACTTCCCATGTATATGCGACTATGGAGACCAGTACGGGCCTAACAAGAGGCATCTGAATCTTCTTAAAAAGCTTGAGCTTGAAGAGGAGGTTTACGAGGCGATAACCTATAAGAACGCCGAGAGGATCCTGAAAATCTAA
- a CDS encoding TIM barrel protein codes for MNGVLERLSRFKGFIEGSEVDEFFEKFDVKFGAGTWAAGDFSDRFNTSGYFPGLPLDLKSRLKRIHDAGIKGATLLNTQLMNSNYEVDWRLVDEVKECMTELGLRPAGLALDISGIPKWKLGSVTNPDERLRKEALNVLLDGLELAKEVGADAASLWPGQDGWDYSLEVDYGKRLEWLYDACLTLAGRARKLDLAFAIEAKLKEPKEGNMIVPTSHFAILLARAVNEELGSRVMGITIDYGHEVMYAVEPAFTVYAAKKFGVPIITFHVNTAKTHSNDEDRVVGTGDLWMFIDFLYAALDTGFKGWFVLDQFSYRMNPVEALRLSKEFFANLYKKALTIYASKEEFEKIRATGDQARILDYLKKVILYGG; via the coding sequence ATGAACGGTGTTTTGGAAAGGCTTTCCAGGTTTAAGGGTTTCATAGAAGGTTCTGAAGTCGACGAGTTCTTCGAGAAGTTCGATGTCAAGTTCGGGGCTGGAACCTGGGCCGCTGGAGATTTCTCAGACAGGTTTAATACTAGTGGATACTTTCCAGGTCTACCCCTAGATCTAAAGTCCCGGCTGAAGCGTATCCATGACGCAGGCATAAAAGGCGCGACTCTGCTAAACACTCAACTAATGAATTCGAACTACGAGGTCGACTGGAGGCTTGTCGATGAGGTTAAGGAGTGTATGACGGAGCTGGGTTTAAGACCAGCTGGTCTTGCTCTAGACATATCTGGCATACCTAAGTGGAAGCTTGGAAGCGTAACAAACCCGGATGAACGGCTTAGGAAGGAGGCTTTAAACGTTCTTTTGGACGGGTTGGAGTTGGCGAAAGAAGTCGGGGCAGATGCGGCTTCCCTATGGCCTGGCCAGGATGGATGGGATTACAGCCTCGAGGTCGACTATGGTAAGAGGCTTGAATGGCTCTACGATGCATGTCTGACTCTAGCCGGGCGAGCTAGAAAGCTCGATCTAGCCTTCGCTATCGAGGCTAAGCTTAAGGAGCCTAAGGAGGGTAACATGATAGTCCCGACCTCTCACTTTGCCATATTATTGGCTAGGGCTGTCAACGAGGAGCTTGGCTCTAGGGTTATGGGAATCACGATAGACTATGGGCATGAGGTTATGTATGCCGTGGAACCTGCCTTCACCGTTTACGCCGCTAAGAAGTTCGGTGTACCGATAATCACATTTCACGTGAATACGGCTAAAACCCATAGCAACGACGAGGACCGCGTCGTCGGCACAGGAGACCTATGGATGTTCATAGACTTCCTATACGCAGCGTTAGATACCGGTTTTAAAGGCTGGTTCGTGCTAGACCAGTTCTCCTATAGGATGAACCCGGTCGAGGCTCTTAGGCTCTCAAAGGAGTTCTTCGCAAACCTCTACAAGAAGGCTCTGACGATATACGCGTCTAAGGAGGAGTTTGAGAAGATCAGAGCTACAGGAGACCAGGCTAGAATATTGGACTACCTCAAGAAGGTAATCCTTTACGGCGGCTAA
- the moaC gene encoding cyclic pyranopterin monophosphate synthase MoaC gives MGVEMVDITGKNEVYREAMAEGVIRLRPETVSAIVEGKIPKGDVLTAAQLAAINAVKKTPELILLAHPIPVTSVDVEIKPLVESVKVIVTVKATAKTGVELEALTGVTVALLTIFDMCKQLEKDEKGEYPSTTITDIKVVRKVKTTIG, from the coding sequence ATGGGTGTAGAAATGGTCGATATAACCGGTAAAAACGAGGTGTATCGGGAGGCCATGGCTGAAGGGGTTATCAGGCTCAGACCTGAAACCGTATCGGCCATAGTGGAGGGTAAGATTCCGAAAGGCGACGTATTGACCGCCGCTCAGCTAGCCGCCATAAACGCCGTTAAAAAAACTCCTGAGCTCATCCTCCTAGCGCATCCCATACCAGTGACATCTGTCGACGTGGAAATCAAGCCTCTAGTAGAATCTGTAAAGGTTATTGTGACCGTTAAGGCTACCGCGAAAACAGGAGTGGAGCTGGAGGCGCTTACAGGGGTTACAGTGGCTCTGCTCACGATATTCGACATGTGTAAACAGCTTGAAAAAGATGAGAAGGGGGAATACCCTTCGACGACGATTACGGATATAAAGGTCGTTAGAAAAGTTAAAACAACCATTGGGTAA
- a CDS encoding zinc-dependent alcohol dehydrogenase family protein: MRAAVIEKPFKLKTVEVETPAIKSDHEVLLRVYACGVCGTDIHIYEGTMPWAKLPLIPGHELSGVVVEVGEAVSNLKLGDKVAVDPNITCGICRYCRRGRRNLCPNLEAIGVTTNGGFAEYIIAPVSQLYKVPKGLSLEEAAFAEPVSCCVHGFTRLSIQPGDDVLIVGAGPIGLIHLQLAKRCGAGKVIVAEVNEKRLKLASEFGADLTVNPSEERLSERVKQFLGGKGVEAAIDAAGGSAPLDLALSCLEPGGSLLVFGVASEKDLWRIKPYDVYKHELTIIGSFINPYEMGRALNLLASGAVDVRPLISHVIGLNDLEKALKREIPDALKVLVKP, from the coding sequence TTGAGAGCCGCTGTGATAGAGAAACCCTTCAAGCTGAAAACGGTCGAAGTAGAAACTCCAGCTATCAAATCTGACCATGAAGTACTTCTACGGGTCTACGCATGTGGGGTATGCGGCACCGATATACACATCTACGAGGGTACTATGCCTTGGGCTAAGCTTCCACTCATACCCGGACACGAACTCTCAGGAGTTGTAGTAGAAGTCGGTGAAGCAGTATCCAACCTAAAGCTTGGAGATAAGGTAGCCGTAGACCCGAATATAACATGTGGAATATGCCGCTACTGTCGAAGAGGTAGACGTAACTTATGTCCAAACCTTGAGGCGATAGGAGTTACGACCAATGGAGGCTTCGCAGAATACATCATAGCTCCGGTGTCACAGTTGTATAAGGTTCCTAAGGGGTTAAGCCTCGAAGAGGCGGCTTTCGCCGAACCAGTCTCATGCTGCGTACACGGTTTCACAAGATTATCCATCCAACCTGGAGACGATGTTCTAATAGTCGGAGCGGGTCCGATAGGCCTCATCCACCTACAGCTTGCTAAGAGATGTGGAGCCGGTAAGGTCATAGTGGCCGAGGTTAACGAGAAGCGACTTAAACTGGCGTCAGAGTTCGGAGCTGACCTAACGGTTAACCCGTCTGAAGAACGACTTTCTGAAAGAGTTAAACAGTTCCTCGGTGGTAAAGGAGTCGAAGCTGCAATAGACGCGGCCGGAGGCTCGGCTCCGCTAGACTTGGCGCTTAGCTGTCTAGAGCCTGGGGGTAGTCTACTGGTCTTCGGCGTAGCGTCTGAAAAAGACCTATGGAGGATTAAACCTTACGATGTGTACAAGCATGAACTCACGATAATCGGTAGCTTCATAAACCCCTACGAGATGGGTAGAGCTCTGAACCTGTTAGCATCTGGAGCCGTAGATGTAAGGCCTCTCATAAGTCACGTAATAGGGTTGAATGACCTCGAGAAGGCGTTAAAACGTGAGATCCCTGACGCCTTAAAGGTTCTAGTTAAACCATAG
- a CDS encoding V-type ATP synthase subunit F, whose translation MSIVAVGDRYFVLVFRLVGIRGREVSDEKEAEEEVKKLISNEECRVIILDERLAFRVKRLREEIMRKEKPYPIFVIVPGLEGSKGLRIQEMHNLIEQAIGVRLKFED comes from the coding sequence TTGAGTATAGTAGCAGTAGGCGATAGATATTTCGTCTTGGTCTTCAGACTTGTGGGAATACGAGGGAGAGAGGTTAGTGATGAGAAGGAGGCTGAAGAAGAAGTGAAGAAGTTAATATCGAACGAGGAATGTAGGGTCATAATCCTCGATGAGAGGTTAGCATTTAGAGTGAAGAGGCTGAGAGAGGAGATCATGAGGAAAGAGAAGCCGTATCCCATTTTTGTCATAGTACCAGGTTTGGAGGGAAGCAAAGGTCTTAGAATTCAGGAGATGCATAACTTGATAGAACAAGCTATCGGTGTGAGGCTTAAGTTTGAAGATTAA
- a CDS encoding V-type ATP synthase subunit E: MEVSTLISEVERQAMEEAEKIIAKAREEAEKIIEDAKKKAEEIRNKQKQAVMRELEQKKTVSLATIRLEGKRKVLEVKYKYLRLALDKAEEILKEKAETGDEDYLKALERLLVEALSQVDGEAVIFVNERDRRRVEGILEKLGVRRATLSDRHVDITGGVIVQSRNGKQIFNNSLDARLNKIKDEIGGELIEILFGGS, translated from the coding sequence GTGGAGGTTAGCACGCTTATATCAGAGGTAGAGCGGCAGGCGATGGAAGAGGCGGAGAAGATAATAGCGAAGGCTAGGGAAGAGGCGGAGAAAATAATCGAGGATGCGAAGAAGAAGGCAGAAGAAATAAGGAATAAGCAGAAGCAAGCTGTTATGCGTGAGCTTGAACAGAAAAAGACCGTCAGTTTAGCGACTATCAGGTTGGAGGGTAAAAGAAAGGTGTTGGAAGTGAAATACAAGTATCTAAGATTGGCCCTAGATAAAGCCGAGGAGATTCTGAAGGAAAAAGCCGAGACGGGAGATGAGGATTATCTAAAGGCCTTGGAGAGGCTTTTAGTAGAGGCCTTAAGCCAGGTTGATGGGGAAGCAGTAATATTTGTGAACGAGAGAGATAGGAGAAGAGTAGAGGGTATTCTTGAGAAGCTAGGAGTGCGAAGGGCCACGTTATCCGACCGGCATGTAGATATAACAGGTGGTGTTATAGTCCAAAGCAGGAACGGTAAACAAATATTCAACAACAGTCTCGACGCTAGGTTGAATAAGATAAAGGATGAGATCGGGGGAGAATTGATAGAGATCCTTTTTGGAGGTAGTTAA
- a CDS encoding V-type ATP synthase subunit A → MRVGEIERISGPMVVASGIDDIILGEVVEVGEERLIGEVIRISGERFTVQVYENTSGLKPGEKIIATGKRLTAELGPGLITSIFDGVERPEDELLRVSGPFIKRGIKVNALRRDRKWHFKPLVQRGQSVSGGDIIGEVEETPMVKHRVMVPHGVQGEVIRIEEGEFRVDETIAVLRTDSRNVELSMVQEWPVRVPRPFKHRLPLEEPLVTGQRVIDMFFPIAKGGTAAIPGGFGTGKTITLHQLAKWSDADIVVYIGCGERGNEMCEVLTDFPMLRDPRTGRPLMERTVLIANTSNMPVLAREASIYMGVTIAEYYRDMGYHVAVMADSTSRWAEALREISGRLEEMPSERGFPAYLSDRIAEFYERAGKVVALGKPEREGSVSIIGAVSPPGGDFNEPVTIHTLRFTGAFWALDKELAFSRHFPAINWLKSYSLYSKAGAGWAISMSKYRRNLNKWWHMRASDLSAYREKALNILAESAELESIARIIGEKALPDEQRLILLTAELLKEGFLRQNAFDEVDSFCPPDKQIALLKLILDFHDKAYKLVRSGVPIDTISNLPLISRIKRVKEDRGGVEAIMRVYKEISEVLDKIAG, encoded by the coding sequence TTGCGGGTTGGGGAGATAGAAAGAATTTCCGGTCCGATGGTCGTTGCATCAGGAATCGACGATATAATATTGGGAGAAGTCGTCGAGGTAGGGGAGGAGAGGCTGATAGGAGAGGTTATAAGGATAAGCGGTGAGAGGTTCACGGTTCAAGTTTACGAAAACACGAGTGGGTTAAAACCTGGGGAGAAAATCATAGCCACTGGAAAAAGGCTTACCGCGGAACTGGGTCCAGGTCTTATCACAAGCATATTCGACGGTGTCGAAAGACCTGAAGATGAGCTTCTGAGAGTCTCGGGACCGTTTATAAAGAGAGGGATAAAAGTTAACGCACTCCGCAGAGATAGAAAGTGGCATTTCAAACCCTTGGTTCAGAGAGGTCAGAGCGTAAGCGGCGGCGACATAATAGGTGAAGTTGAAGAGACGCCTATGGTGAAGCACAGGGTTATGGTTCCCCATGGTGTCCAGGGAGAGGTCATCAGAATAGAGGAAGGGGAATTCCGAGTCGACGAGACGATAGCCGTTTTAAGAACCGATTCTCGAAACGTGGAGTTATCTATGGTTCAGGAGTGGCCTGTGCGAGTGCCGAGACCGTTTAAGCATAGGCTTCCTCTTGAAGAACCTCTCGTTACGGGTCAACGAGTTATAGATATGTTTTTCCCTATAGCTAAGGGAGGAACCGCCGCTATACCAGGTGGCTTCGGGACGGGGAAGACGATAACTCTTCACCAACTTGCTAAGTGGAGCGATGCAGATATCGTAGTTTACATAGGATGCGGTGAGAGAGGGAATGAAATGTGTGAAGTTTTAACAGATTTCCCGATGCTCAGGGACCCAAGGACCGGTCGGCCGCTCATGGAGAGAACGGTTTTGATAGCTAACACAAGTAACATGCCTGTCTTAGCTAGAGAGGCTAGCATATACATGGGTGTGACGATAGCCGAATATTATAGGGATATGGGTTACCATGTGGCGGTGATGGCGGATTCGACTAGCAGATGGGCGGAGGCGTTGAGAGAGATCTCAGGGAGGCTTGAAGAAATGCCTTCTGAAAGAGGCTTCCCCGCATATCTCTCAGATAGGATAGCTGAGTTCTATGAGAGAGCAGGTAAAGTTGTCGCCTTAGGTAAACCTGAGCGGGAAGGATCCGTGTCGATCATAGGTGCTGTCTCGCCTCCTGGTGGGGACTTCAACGAGCCCGTTACTATCCATACGTTAAGATTCACGGGGGCCTTCTGGGCATTAGACAAAGAACTAGCCTTTAGTAGGCATTTTCCAGCGATAAACTGGCTCAAGAGCTACAGCCTATATAGCAAGGCGGGTGCGGGCTGGGCTATAAGTATGAGTAAGTACCGGAGGAACCTCAATAAATGGTGGCATATGCGGGCGTCAGATTTATCGGCGTATAGGGAGAAGGCTTTGAATATTTTAGCCGAGTCGGCTGAGCTCGAATCGATAGCTAGAATAATCGGGGAGAAGGCGCTTCCAGACGAGCAGAGGCTTATTCTTCTAACCGCGGAGCTTCTTAAAGAAGGCTTTCTCAGGCAGAATGCATTCGATGAAGTCGATTCGTTCTGTCCTCCAGATAAGCAGATAGCGTTGCTCAAGCTTATCTTAGATTTCCATGATAAGGCTTATAAACTCGTTAGGAGCGGGGTTCCGATAGATACTATTTCCAATCTACCTCTGATCTCAAGGATCAAGCGGGTGAAAGAGGATAGAGGTGGAGTTGAAGCTATAATGAGGGTCTACAAAGAGATATCAGAGGTTTTAGATAAAATCGCGGGGTGA
- a CDS encoding V-type ATP synthase subunit B, with protein sequence MDLQGKIYKGVREIRGSLLFVEGVSNVGYDEVVKIRGLDGVDRMGRVLDVSRDTVVVQILGNVEGLQSGSYVTFTGSSFEIPVSDEVLGRMFNGRYEPIDGLPPVYSKEKRDINGAPINPKARVHPHDFIQTGISAIDGMLSLVRGQKLPFFSESGLPHDRLIAQVIRQATVRGEEERFAVVFAAMGLKNDEARFFIEQLRESGALERSVLVLNLASDPAIERLLTPRIALTIAEFLAFDLEIHVLTILSDMTNYCESLRELSTARDEVPGRGGYPGYMYSDLATIYERAGIISGKKGSLTQMPCLTMPGGDINHPIPDLTGYITEGQIFLDKDLHSRGIYPPINVLPSLSRLMRRGIGPGKTREDHKDVSDQLYDAYSRGMEARGLARIVGEVGLSERERRYLKFADEFERRFVNQGEFENRSIERTLDIAWEILSILPEDELVRIHEEYIKKYHPKYRRSMA encoded by the coding sequence ATGGATCTACAGGGGAAAATCTACAAAGGCGTTAGGGAAATAAGGGGCTCTCTGCTTTTCGTAGAAGGAGTCTCAAACGTTGGATACGACGAGGTCGTGAAGATCAGGGGTCTAGATGGAGTAGACCGGATGGGGAGAGTCCTAGATGTCAGCAGAGACACCGTTGTCGTACAGATTTTAGGAAATGTAGAGGGGCTTCAGTCGGGAAGCTATGTGACTTTCACAGGGTCTTCGTTTGAGATACCTGTTTCAGACGAAGTTCTTGGGAGAATGTTCAACGGGAGATATGAGCCTATCGACGGTCTGCCACCTGTATACTCTAAGGAGAAACGAGACATAAACGGTGCGCCTATAAATCCTAAGGCCAGGGTTCATCCGCACGATTTCATTCAGACCGGAATCTCCGCGATAGACGGTATGCTCTCCCTCGTCAGGGGGCAGAAGCTACCGTTCTTTTCTGAAAGCGGTCTTCCACATGATAGACTGATAGCACAGGTCATACGGCAAGCTACCGTTAGAGGAGAGGAAGAGAGGTTTGCGGTGGTCTTCGCAGCTATGGGTCTTAAAAACGACGAGGCTAGGTTTTTCATAGAGCAACTGAGAGAATCCGGAGCATTGGAAAGGTCTGTTCTTGTATTAAACCTCGCAAGCGACCCAGCCATAGAGCGGCTGTTAACACCTAGGATAGCGTTAACTATAGCAGAGTTTCTGGCCTTCGACCTTGAGATTCATGTGTTGACGATACTCAGCGATATGACAAACTACTGTGAGAGCCTACGTGAGCTAAGTACCGCAAGGGATGAGGTGCCTGGTAGAGGAGGTTATCCAGGATACATGTACAGCGACCTAGCCACTATATATGAAAGGGCCGGCATAATATCAGGTAAGAAGGGGTCCTTAACTCAGATGCCTTGTCTCACTATGCCTGGTGGAGACATAAACCATCCTATACCGGACCTAACGGGATACATCACAGAGGGACAGATATTTCTCGATAAAGACCTGCATTCTAGAGGCATATATCCTCCGATAAACGTGCTTCCATCTTTAAGCAGACTTATGAGGAGGGGTATAGGCCCAGGTAAAACCAGAGAAGACCATAAAGACGTTTCAGACCAGCTTTATGACGCATACTCCAGGGGTATGGAGGCTAGAGGCCTTGCAAGGATCGTGGGCGAGGTGGGGCTTAGCGAAAGAGAGAGGAGGTATCTAAAGTTTGCCGACGAGTTTGAACGGAGGTTTGTCAACCAGGGTGAATTTGAAAACAGGTCTATAGAGAGGACGCTCGACATAGCTTGGGAAATACTCTCGATCCTACCTGAGGATGAGCTAGTTAGGATACATGAGGAATACATAAAGAAGTATCATCCCAAATATAGGAGGAGCATGGCTTGA
- a CDS encoding V-type ATP synthase subunit D, whose product MTFVGGRIPSTRGALIRLRETLDFIKRGKNLLEAKRDQLAAEVNRILGELKRRKELESRLCSSYRKVLKAIAIHGYSEVYSMASSVKNIEVEVKPYSIIGVVVPKIEVSGKPSVNSISDADICDVAKELTSILDELLEVAELEACLERVAVELMSTDRKLNALEKIVIPSYEKMIRYIEDRLFEETLEEFVKAKYIRDVISRRRGG is encoded by the coding sequence TTGACTTTTGTCGGAGGTAGGATACCGTCTACAAGAGGGGCTTTAATAAGGCTTAGGGAGACCTTAGACTTCATAAAAAGGGGTAAAAACCTTTTAGAGGCTAAGAGAGATCAGCTTGCCGCAGAGGTCAATAGAATTCTCGGTGAACTGAAGCGTAGGAAGGAGTTGGAGAGCAGACTTTGTTCATCTTACCGAAAAGTTCTGAAGGCTATAGCGATTCATGGATATTCAGAGGTTTATAGCATGGCGTCTTCTGTGAAAAACATAGAGGTTGAGGTTAAGCCATACTCTATAATAGGAGTTGTAGTACCTAAGATCGAGGTGAGTGGAAAACCTAGCGTCAATTCCATATCTGACGCGGACATCTGCGACGTGGCAAAAGAGCTTACATCGATCTTAGATGAGCTTCTTGAGGTAGCTGAGCTCGAGGCTTGCTTGGAGAGGGTGGCTGTGGAGCTTATGTCTACGGACAGGAAGTTAAACGCGTTGGAGAAGATCGTTATACCAAGCTATGAGAAGATGATAAGATACATCGAAGATAGGCTTTTTGAAGAGACTTTAGAAGAGTTTGTTAAAGCTAAATATATAAGGGACGTCATAAGCAGGAGGAGAGGGGGCTGA
- a CDS encoding V-type ATPase subunit codes for MYKGRHKQEERGLRAPRITYLITRAHGLKTHLLKPEDIRLLVRSRDVREIVDYLAKGDYSSEIAKIPIMEVEEVKLERLFREKLSRRFYHVLMIAHGSIRDALYEYVRRIEVENIKRILRAKHGGEHISEDDLIPIPRRYLLINFPAMIESGDLRECIQLLRETVYASLIDILPLYENFKTPLIFETRLDSIYFNRVWRAIKKIPDRGEVESLIGVEIDLRNLLNLIAMKTAGVSQELFTKILPDVFFKLSREDLTSFFRLDIDGMSEALSRTVYAESLRDGIPLLERRRFSEFESFLLKTIYDHSFKTMLRHPLSIAYVFAYLMQCERECRNLISLIYAKKLGFTESDTETLLI; via the coding sequence ATATATAAGGGACGTCATAAGCAGGAGGAGAGGGGGCTGAGGGCGCCTAGGATAACTTATCTTATAACTAGGGCGCATGGGCTTAAAACTCATCTTCTTAAGCCGGAGGATATTAGACTTCTAGTTAGATCTAGGGATGTAAGAGAAATCGTAGATTATTTGGCCAAAGGGGATTATTCCTCTGAGATCGCTAAGATACCTATTATGGAGGTCGAGGAGGTTAAACTGGAGAGATTGTTCCGTGAAAAACTTTCTAGAAGATTTTACCATGTTCTGATGATAGCTCATGGAAGTATCAGAGACGCTTTGTACGAGTATGTTAGACGGATCGAAGTAGAGAATATTAAGAGAATTCTACGGGCTAAACACGGTGGAGAACACATATCTGAAGATGACCTGATACCGATCCCTAGGAGATATCTACTCATAAATTTTCCAGCCATGATCGAGAGCGGGGACTTGAGAGAATGCATTCAGCTTCTCAGGGAGACCGTGTACGCAAGTTTGATAGATATTTTGCCACTCTACGAAAACTTTAAGACCCCCCTGATATTTGAGACGCGGCTTGATAGCATATATTTTAACCGGGTTTGGAGAGCCATTAAGAAGATCCCAGATAGAGGAGAAGTCGAGTCTTTAATCGGGGTAGAGATAGACCTTAGGAATCTTCTAAACCTTATCGCTATGAAGACCGCCGGGGTATCTCAAGAACTTTTTACGAAAATTCTACCGGATGTCTTCTTCAAACTAAGTAGAGAGGACTTGACGAGCTTTTTCCGGTTAGATATCGACGGGATGTCTGAGGCTTTATCGAGGACTGTATACGCCGAATCGTTAAGAGACGGTATTCCGCTGTTAGAGAGGAGAAGGTTTTCGGAGTTTGAAAGCTTCTTATTGAAGACCATCTATGACCATTCGTTTAAGACAATGCTACGTCACCCTTTGAGTATAGCCTATGTTTTTGCATATCTAATGCAGTGTGAAAGGGAATGTAGAAACCTGATAAGCCTGATTTATGCAAAAAAACTAGGCTTCACTGAGTCGGATACCGAAACGTTGTTAATCTAA
- a CDS encoding ATPase — translation MINQSMGLNGNTMFKLTNITKRIAKNFLFIAVLLVTVSIIVMSFALSALAEVSNTSSNQAGGGEWQGVALLGAGIAVAGSCIGAGVGIAGAASSGLAAMVEKPEMAIWVLILAGLAEGVAIYGLLVSIMIIGKIP, via the coding sequence ATGATCAACCAGTCTATGGGTCTTAATGGAAACACTATGTTCAAACTTACAAATATCACAAAGAGGATCGCTAAAAATTTCTTATTCATCGCTGTCTTACTGGTGACTGTATCGATTATAGTGATGTCTTTCGCCTTATCCGCGTTAGCTGAGGTCTCTAATACCTCAAGCAATCAAGCTGGTGGTGGAGAATGGCAGGGGGTTGCGTTGCTCGGTGCTGGGATCGCGGTGGCGGGTTCATGCATAGGCGCAGGTGTAGGTATTGCAGGAGCCGCCAGCTCTGGTTTAGCCGCTATGGTGGAGAAGCCTGAGATGGCGATATGGGTGCTTATCCTCGCGGGTCTTGCCGAAGGTGTTGCCATATATGGTCTCCTAGTGAGCATAATGATCATAGGTAAGATTCCTTAA